In Oryzias melastigma strain HK-1 linkage group LG16, ASM292280v2, whole genome shotgun sequence, a single genomic region encodes these proteins:
- the il6r gene encoding interleukin-6 receptor subunit alpha, with translation MRTFLLLLGFVRIGPIWSFFEGACPRKDPPPGVLVLSPGSRLVLTCSGLVKVNGEKVILTRTGPHANSRRTSTAKVPTVTHNSTASTTGQKPSMRSTANEEHQHATSTETLKNTVNKTSPLMVQPTSSSRTAEDKTDWENEEMDTEGGVRVTRGVRWRPQWKWNKLLVGRGGRDWGEIKVMKGGETLCLPSVRASDSGRFMCHRGGTETFALKVVVADPPERPSLSCYKKAPKSKIRCEWKPLKTQVKQPSCFLSLSKGSEKAFQQIPCSSSPSRCWCAVDYNEDDQGTLHLAFLCATSIVGNATSEVLHFKPMEIVKPDPPSNILVHQQEGHSRRIEVTWNRPTTWPQDNYYGIIYELKYRPSISLHEQVNLINGQQSYSIHDALSGLDYVIQLRSKEEYEGRWSEWSSPVYARSWNETKTEDPAFSLDSHEKVNQEVDHDGSGSGWDPDNTESSTADARVYSCIWLHHIVWVSGLFAVLSVILVLYIFRHKVRIMSKLHRMGVFSKCGGFWPSSPSDPAPPEGKALVTFSPQLLNKQPPSDPQEEENEEEETLTDRIEAMHFNNNTYFFLQRQP, from the exons ATGAGGACTTTTCTCCTTCTGCTCGGGTTTGTCCGCATCGGCCCGATTTGGAGCTTTTTTGAAGGAGCCTGTCCCAGAAAAG atccGCCCCCTGGCGTGCTGGTTTTATCTCCGGGAAGTAGGCTGGTCCTGACCTGCAGTGGCCTCGTGAAGGTGAACGGAGAAAAGGTCATCCTGACCAGAACAGGCCCGCACGCCAACAGCAGAAGAACTTCAACTGCTAAAGTCCCGACTGTGACTCACAACAGCACCGCCTCCACAACGGGTCAAAAACCGTCCATGCGGAGTACGGCAAACGAGGAACACCAGCACGCCACTTCTACAGAAACCCTAAAGAACACAGTAAACAAAACGTCTCCCCTCATGGTCCAGccaaccagcagcagcagaacagcaGAAGATAAAACAGACTGGGAGAATGAGGAGATGGACACTGAGGGAGGCGTTAGGGTGACCAGGGGGGTTCGGTGGAGGCCTCAGTGGAAATGGAACAAGCTGCTGGTGGGCAGAGGAGGTAGAGACTGGGGGGAAATCAAGGTGATGAAGGGTGGAGAGACTCTGTGTCTGCCCTCAGTGAGAGCGTCTGACAGCGGGAGGTTCATGTGTCACCGTGGAGGCACAGAAACCTTTGCTCTTAAAGTCGTCGTTGCAG ATCCTCCAGAGAGGCCCAGTCTGTCCTGCTACAAAAAGGCCCCAAAAAGTAAAATCCGCTGTGAGTGGAAGCCTCTAAAGACACAGGTCAAGCAGCCCAGCTGTTTTCTCTCTCTGAGTAAAGG ttctgaAAAAGCGTTCCAGCAAATTCCGTGTTCCTCTTCGCCCTCCCGCTGCTGGTGTGCTGTGGACTACAATGAAGACGATCAGGGAACTCTTCACTTGGCATTTCTGTGTGCAACCAGCATCGTGGGCAACGCCACCAGCGAGGTGCTGCACTTTAAACCTATGGAGATTG TCAAGCCAGATCCACCTTCAAACATCTTAGTGCACCAGCAGGAAGGACACTCCAGGAGAATAGAAGTCACATGGAACCGTCCCACTACATGGCCACAAGACAACTACTATGGAATCATCTATGAGCTTAAGTACAGACCTTCAATTTCCTTACATGAGCAG GTGAATCTGATTAACGGCCAGCAGTCATACAGTATCCATGATGCTTTGTCCGGTCTTGACTATGTGATTCAGCTGAGATCCAAAGAAGAGTATGAAGGTCGTTGGAGCGAGTGGAGTTCACCTGTTTATGCCAGGAGCTGGAAtg aaaccaaaacagagGACCCAGCATTCTCTTTGGATTCTCATGAAAAGGTCAATCAAG AGGTTGACCATGATGGATCAGGCTCTGGATGGGACCCAGACAACACAGAAA GTTCTACAGCAGACGCCCGTGTGTACTCGTGCATTTGGTTACATCACATCGTTTGGGTTTCTGGCCTTTTTGCCGTTTTGTCAGTTATTTTAGTCCTCTACATTTTCAG ACACAAGGTCCGAATAATGTCGAAGCTTCACCGCATGGGAGTCTTCTCAAAGTGTGGTGGCTTTTGGCCGTCTTCTCCCTCCGACCCGGCACCTCCAGAGGGGAAGGCTCTGGTGACCTTCTCACCTCAACTTCTCAACAAACAACCGCCAAGTGATCCTCAAGAGGAGGAAAATGAGGAAGAAGAAACTCTGACGGACAGAATAGAAGCGATGCACTTCAACAACAACACCTATTTCTTTCTGCAGAGACAGCCGTGA
- the LOC112143811 gene encoding RIIa domain-containing protein 1 yields MAEKDVETKLDTSVLNAEQQEKLRQFKIKTRIDNEKYMRAHPEVEVLVGDFLRSVFVLFKVLMQFYY; encoded by the exons ATGGCAGAAAAGGACGTTGAGACGAAGCTGGACACGAGTGTTCTTAATGCAGAACAGCAAGAAAAACTTCGACAGTTTAAG ATCAAGACGAGAATCGACAACGAGAAATATATGCGAGCGCATCCTGAAGTAGAAGTTTTGGTTGGAGACTTTCTaaggtctgtttttgttttatttaaggtcCTGATGCAATTTTActattga
- the otoa gene encoding otoancorin isoform X1, giving the protein MRDHCRRRTSSALFLLKEASLMAPNGGFCFFILIMTSAALAQPPDLTVDDKTVKKLMMKCQSKGFPLPPMSLLNSVFNSSDLIAVDRSAEQSSTILSSFLQVLNSVTPGRKNDPMSQLAQMNEKMTHRMLNCSHLSFMIQKIRNSSDSSSCFLKAFVAPLSWTALITQRASSIDPDSYNALLWAARPVLEDEPSETMKLPTKVEGQNMKSMMNMLREVYKSMTDIQRSRVLNWAKDQILENNFNCTTRPPTDPQASLMLYCKPSLQWLDSESLSIMGPYISQLMPEDIDFCPKHKLCEFFLSAQLRSSMYGAAEMGPSLSKKFLQRIQECFSENEFQHHVDKLGPLACYYDAPDLTSDLCQRLLSQLSNCNYTLNPMLRKHLVNCMMSNSSDSEALLHLGSGVTMLSPEQLSALPATNLSNVLQRLGFDLRWTTGQLLTIVRNQLGDKKCEEVSGKELLALQSVAAGLPTCALKNDKVEEILTDREALKNMSQQMRKGQLKAMLQGLLGKMNPSELVQKLPGPLLRSISLSNLNKANITSLEQVQNKTWSRSQAAYLAQKMFKLKQLQFQRLNSVLQGVTCEMIDNVSDSSVMEMAQAITKTPQWLSKVQARCAAQKLFLTLEKERSDYFKTITEQELDVIPTMLLLHLPPWNVKDLPDSTCRAFLDKMQTANLSSLPLHAPSRPAITQRALLCLSNGRNLSELTIADVSRLGQLLCEVKPSQIQQMAPDVIKFSLRTMAFCFHIAQLHRPDLIQMVNQTFGNPSDWSEKTMECLGPLLLLDDNTTSFLPNKPWMKDVLVFLRSRLHFTSDVLQKKLFDLTTSPSSAARRKRGIAGSGSGSAVNAIDPSEKLIEELGMNNVYWTAPKLETMSNSTFLAAVETLGAIPGYSADQLQVLSHKGVQAFGPVTQMTERDVARLGCITRGFSDSNLEKLPFSLDILEGIAHCGWNNSQMTSVWKSVAKYNNLTVHRMGAAEMVALNRFICGLNSSEIRQLSVDAFRDAVGSIDAVQCSSNMKKLLKNLTVSAFGNPSTWTEARVSDLHSIIAGLDAAEMASLKPSVFAFLTESCVPHIPPENLAALSVAQLEALGPDNAALLTSGQRAVLSGDQLAAVQRAATGSTAPPQNSAQSDSGAPALMGDGFCLLVKPLLLLITGVLLL; this is encoded by the exons ATGAGAGATCACTGCAGAAGAAGAACATCCTCTGCGCTCTTTCTCTT AAAAGAGGCGTCCCTCATGGCTCCAAACGGCGGATTCTGTTTCTTTATTCTTATCATGACCTCTGCAGCTTTAG CTCAGCCTCCAGACCTGACCGTGGACgacaaaactgtcaaaaaactG ATGATGAAATGTCAGAGCAAAG GATTCCCATTGCCTCCGATGTCGCTGCTGAATAGTGTCTTCAATAGCAG cGACTTGATTGCAGTGGACAGAAGCGCTGAGCAGTCCAGTACGATCCTGTCCAGCTTTCTACAAGTCTTGAATTCGGTCACTCCAGGCAGAAAAAATGACCCAATGAGTCAACTCGcccaaatgaatgaaaaaatg aCACACAGGATGTTGAACTGCAGCCATCTTTCATTCATGATCCAAAAGATAAGAAACTCATCT GATTCATCATCATGTTTTCTGAAAGCTTTTGTGGCTCCTCTGTCGTGGACGGCTTTAATAACCCAAAGGGCGAGCAGCATCGACCCAGACAGCTACAACGCCCTGCTGTGGGCAGCCAGACCTGTGCTGGAGGATGAACCCTCTGAAACGATGAAGCTTCCCACCAAAGTAGAGGGCCAAAACATGAAAAGCAT GATGAACATGCTACGGGAAGTCTACAAATCCATGACTGACATTCAAAGGAGTCGAGTGCTCAACTGGGCAAAAGATCAGATCTTGGAGAATAATTTTAACTGTACGACGAGGCCGCCGACTGATCCCCAAGCAA GCCTGATGCTTTATTGCAAACCATCCCTCCAGTGGTTGGATTCAGAGTCATTGTCCATCATGGGGCCCTACATCTCCCAGCTGATGCCAGAGGATATTGACTTTTGCCCCAAACATAAG CTTTGTGAGTTTTTCCTCTCAGCTCAGCTCAGATCCAGCATGTATGGAGCAGCAGAGATGGGACCGAGCCTGAGCAAGAAGTTCCTCCAAAGAATTCAGGAGTGCTTCAGTGAAAATGAGTTTCAACACCATGTAGATAA gcttGGCCCACTGGCTTGTTATTATGATGCTCCAgacttgacctctgacctctgccaAAGACTGCTTTCTCAACTTAGTAACTGTAATTACACCCTAAACCCCATg CTGAGGAAGCACCTTGTCAACTGCATGATGTCAAACTCCAGTGATTCTGAAGCTCTGCTTCACCTGGGCAGTGGTGTTACAATGCTAAGTCCTGAGCAGCTGTCTGCTCTCCCTGCGACCAACCTGAGTAATGTGCTTCAACGCCTGGGCTTCGATTTGAGATGGACGACTGGTCAGCTGCTCACCATCGTCAGGAACCAGCTGGGGGATAAGAAG TGCGAAGAGGTGTCAGGTAAGGAGCTGCTGGCCCTTCAGTCGGTTGCAGCGGGTTTACCGACTTGCGCTCTCAAGAACGACAAAGTGGAGGAAATCCTGACAGACAGAGAAGCTCTGAAGAACATGTCCCAACAAATGAGGAAGGGGCAATTGAAGGCCATGCTTCAGGGG CTGCTTGGAAAAATGAATCCCTCAGAGCTGGTGCAGAAGTTGCCAGGCCCGTTGCTTCGCAGCATTTCTCTCAGCAACCTCAACAAAGCAAACATCACCTCACTGGAGCAAGTGCAGAACAAAACCTGGAGTCGGTCACAG GCAGCTTACCTGGCACAGAAGATGTTTAAACTCAAGCAGCTTCAATTTCA GAGGCTGAATTCAGTCCTTCAGGGTGTAACCTGTGAGATGATTGACAATGTTTCAGACAGCAGTGTCATGGAAATGGCTCAGGCCATAACAAAGACCCCACAGTGGCTCTCCAAAGTCCAG GCACGGTGTGCAGCCCAAAAACTGTTTCTAACTTTGGAAAAAGAGAGATCcgattattttaaaaccatCACAGAACAGGAGCTGGATGTGATTCCCACCATGTTGTTACTGCACTTACC GCCTTGGAATGTGAAGGATTTGCCTGACTCCACGTGCCGGGCGTTTCTTGACAAAATGCAAACGGCTAACCTGAGCTCGCTGCCTCTTCATGCTCCATCACGGCCTGCAATTACCCAGAGAGCCCTGCTTTGCCTCTCTAAT GGCAGAAACCTGTCAGAACTGACAATCGCAGATGTGTCCCGGCTTGGACAGCTTTTGTGCGAGGTGAAGCCTTCCCAAATACAGCAAATGGCTCCTGATGTCATCAAGTTCAGCCTCCGGACTATGGCTTTCTGCTTTCACATTGCCCAGCTCCACCGGCCAGATCTGATTCAGATGGTCAACCAGACTTTTGG GaatccatctgattggtcagaaaaGACGATGGAGTGTCTTGGTCCCCTCCTTCTTTTGGATGATAACACCACATCCTTTTTACCCAATAAA CCTTGGATGAAGGATGTTCTCGTTTTCCTGAGGTCCCGCCTCCACTTCACTTCAGATGTTCTGCAGAAGAAGCTGTTTGATCTGACCACCAGCCCATCCAGTGCTGCACGCAGAAAAAGAGGAA TTGCTGGTAGTGGAAGTGGCTCAGCCGTCAATGCAATAGATCCCAGCGAGAAGTTGATCGAAGAACTGGGAATGAACAACGTCTACTGGACAGCACCAAAGCTGGAGACGATGTCCAACAGCACATTTCTGGCTGCCGTAGAAACCCTAGGAGCAATACCTGGTTACAGTGCAGACCAGCTGCAGGTGCTCAGTCACAAAGGAGTTCAG GCTTTTGGTCCAGTAACTCAGATGACAGAGAGAGATGTTGCACGGTTGGGATGTATTACTCGGGGTTTCTCCGACTCCAACTTGGAGAAGCTTCCCTTTTCTCTGGACATACTAGAGGGGATCGCTCACTGTGGTTGGAACAACTCGCAG ATGACGTCAGTGTGGAAAAGTGTTGCTAAATACAACAACCTGACAGTGCACAGGATGGGAGCTGCAGAGATGGTTGCACTGAACCGCTTCATCTGTGGTCTGAACTCCAGTGAGATCCGTCAGCTGAGTGTGGACGCCTTTAG GGACGCCGTGGGCTCCATAGATGCAGTTCAATGCTCATCTAACATGAAAAAGCTGCTCAAGAACCTCACAGTGTCGGCATTTGGAAATCCAAGCACCTGGACTGAAGCGCGAGTGTCTGACTTACACAGCATCATTG ctgggTTGGATGCGGCTGAAATGGCTTCTCTCAAACCGTCCGTCTTTGCTTTTCTGACTGAGAGCTGCGTCCCACATATTCCTCCAGAAAACTTGGCG gcACTGTCTGTTGCTCAGCTGGAGGCTCTCGGCCCCGACAACGCTGCCTTGCTGACCAGTGGACAGCGGGCAGTGCTGAGTGGAGACCAGCTGGCTGCAGTTCAAAGAGCTGCAACTGGTTCTACTGCTCCACCACAGAACTCTGCACAGTCTG ATTCTGGAGCTCCTGCTCTGATGGGCGACGGGTTCTGCCTCCTGGTGAAGCCTCTCCTGCTTCTCATCACAGGAGTCCTGCTGCTGTGA
- the otoa gene encoding otoancorin isoform X2, whose translation MAPNGGFCFFILIMTSAALAQPPDLTVDDKTVKKLMMKCQSKGFPLPPMSLLNSVFNSSDLIAVDRSAEQSSTILSSFLQVLNSVTPGRKNDPMSQLAQMNEKMTHRMLNCSHLSFMIQKIRNSSDSSSCFLKAFVAPLSWTALITQRASSIDPDSYNALLWAARPVLEDEPSETMKLPTKVEGQNMKSMMNMLREVYKSMTDIQRSRVLNWAKDQILENNFNCTTRPPTDPQASLMLYCKPSLQWLDSESLSIMGPYISQLMPEDIDFCPKHKLCEFFLSAQLRSSMYGAAEMGPSLSKKFLQRIQECFSENEFQHHVDKLGPLACYYDAPDLTSDLCQRLLSQLSNCNYTLNPMLRKHLVNCMMSNSSDSEALLHLGSGVTMLSPEQLSALPATNLSNVLQRLGFDLRWTTGQLLTIVRNQLGDKKCEEVSGKELLALQSVAAGLPTCALKNDKVEEILTDREALKNMSQQMRKGQLKAMLQGLLGKMNPSELVQKLPGPLLRSISLSNLNKANITSLEQVQNKTWSRSQAAYLAQKMFKLKQLQFQRLNSVLQGVTCEMIDNVSDSSVMEMAQAITKTPQWLSKVQARCAAQKLFLTLEKERSDYFKTITEQELDVIPTMLLLHLPPWNVKDLPDSTCRAFLDKMQTANLSSLPLHAPSRPAITQRALLCLSNGRNLSELTIADVSRLGQLLCEVKPSQIQQMAPDVIKFSLRTMAFCFHIAQLHRPDLIQMVNQTFGNPSDWSEKTMECLGPLLLLDDNTTSFLPNKPWMKDVLVFLRSRLHFTSDVLQKKLFDLTTSPSSAARRKRGIAGSGSGSAVNAIDPSEKLIEELGMNNVYWTAPKLETMSNSTFLAAVETLGAIPGYSADQLQVLSHKGVQAFGPVTQMTERDVARLGCITRGFSDSNLEKLPFSLDILEGIAHCGWNNSQMTSVWKSVAKYNNLTVHRMGAAEMVALNRFICGLNSSEIRQLSVDAFRDAVGSIDAVQCSSNMKKLLKNLTVSAFGNPSTWTEARVSDLHSIIAGLDAAEMASLKPSVFAFLTESCVPHIPPENLAALSVAQLEALGPDNAALLTSGQRAVLSGDQLAAVQRAATGSTAPPQNSAQSDSGAPALMGDGFCLLVKPLLLLITGVLLL comes from the exons ATGGCTCCAAACGGCGGATTCTGTTTCTTTATTCTTATCATGACCTCTGCAGCTTTAG CTCAGCCTCCAGACCTGACCGTGGACgacaaaactgtcaaaaaactG ATGATGAAATGTCAGAGCAAAG GATTCCCATTGCCTCCGATGTCGCTGCTGAATAGTGTCTTCAATAGCAG cGACTTGATTGCAGTGGACAGAAGCGCTGAGCAGTCCAGTACGATCCTGTCCAGCTTTCTACAAGTCTTGAATTCGGTCACTCCAGGCAGAAAAAATGACCCAATGAGTCAACTCGcccaaatgaatgaaaaaatg aCACACAGGATGTTGAACTGCAGCCATCTTTCATTCATGATCCAAAAGATAAGAAACTCATCT GATTCATCATCATGTTTTCTGAAAGCTTTTGTGGCTCCTCTGTCGTGGACGGCTTTAATAACCCAAAGGGCGAGCAGCATCGACCCAGACAGCTACAACGCCCTGCTGTGGGCAGCCAGACCTGTGCTGGAGGATGAACCCTCTGAAACGATGAAGCTTCCCACCAAAGTAGAGGGCCAAAACATGAAAAGCAT GATGAACATGCTACGGGAAGTCTACAAATCCATGACTGACATTCAAAGGAGTCGAGTGCTCAACTGGGCAAAAGATCAGATCTTGGAGAATAATTTTAACTGTACGACGAGGCCGCCGACTGATCCCCAAGCAA GCCTGATGCTTTATTGCAAACCATCCCTCCAGTGGTTGGATTCAGAGTCATTGTCCATCATGGGGCCCTACATCTCCCAGCTGATGCCAGAGGATATTGACTTTTGCCCCAAACATAAG CTTTGTGAGTTTTTCCTCTCAGCTCAGCTCAGATCCAGCATGTATGGAGCAGCAGAGATGGGACCGAGCCTGAGCAAGAAGTTCCTCCAAAGAATTCAGGAGTGCTTCAGTGAAAATGAGTTTCAACACCATGTAGATAA gcttGGCCCACTGGCTTGTTATTATGATGCTCCAgacttgacctctgacctctgccaAAGACTGCTTTCTCAACTTAGTAACTGTAATTACACCCTAAACCCCATg CTGAGGAAGCACCTTGTCAACTGCATGATGTCAAACTCCAGTGATTCTGAAGCTCTGCTTCACCTGGGCAGTGGTGTTACAATGCTAAGTCCTGAGCAGCTGTCTGCTCTCCCTGCGACCAACCTGAGTAATGTGCTTCAACGCCTGGGCTTCGATTTGAGATGGACGACTGGTCAGCTGCTCACCATCGTCAGGAACCAGCTGGGGGATAAGAAG TGCGAAGAGGTGTCAGGTAAGGAGCTGCTGGCCCTTCAGTCGGTTGCAGCGGGTTTACCGACTTGCGCTCTCAAGAACGACAAAGTGGAGGAAATCCTGACAGACAGAGAAGCTCTGAAGAACATGTCCCAACAAATGAGGAAGGGGCAATTGAAGGCCATGCTTCAGGGG CTGCTTGGAAAAATGAATCCCTCAGAGCTGGTGCAGAAGTTGCCAGGCCCGTTGCTTCGCAGCATTTCTCTCAGCAACCTCAACAAAGCAAACATCACCTCACTGGAGCAAGTGCAGAACAAAACCTGGAGTCGGTCACAG GCAGCTTACCTGGCACAGAAGATGTTTAAACTCAAGCAGCTTCAATTTCA GAGGCTGAATTCAGTCCTTCAGGGTGTAACCTGTGAGATGATTGACAATGTTTCAGACAGCAGTGTCATGGAAATGGCTCAGGCCATAACAAAGACCCCACAGTGGCTCTCCAAAGTCCAG GCACGGTGTGCAGCCCAAAAACTGTTTCTAACTTTGGAAAAAGAGAGATCcgattattttaaaaccatCACAGAACAGGAGCTGGATGTGATTCCCACCATGTTGTTACTGCACTTACC GCCTTGGAATGTGAAGGATTTGCCTGACTCCACGTGCCGGGCGTTTCTTGACAAAATGCAAACGGCTAACCTGAGCTCGCTGCCTCTTCATGCTCCATCACGGCCTGCAATTACCCAGAGAGCCCTGCTTTGCCTCTCTAAT GGCAGAAACCTGTCAGAACTGACAATCGCAGATGTGTCCCGGCTTGGACAGCTTTTGTGCGAGGTGAAGCCTTCCCAAATACAGCAAATGGCTCCTGATGTCATCAAGTTCAGCCTCCGGACTATGGCTTTCTGCTTTCACATTGCCCAGCTCCACCGGCCAGATCTGATTCAGATGGTCAACCAGACTTTTGG GaatccatctgattggtcagaaaaGACGATGGAGTGTCTTGGTCCCCTCCTTCTTTTGGATGATAACACCACATCCTTTTTACCCAATAAA CCTTGGATGAAGGATGTTCTCGTTTTCCTGAGGTCCCGCCTCCACTTCACTTCAGATGTTCTGCAGAAGAAGCTGTTTGATCTGACCACCAGCCCATCCAGTGCTGCACGCAGAAAAAGAGGAA TTGCTGGTAGTGGAAGTGGCTCAGCCGTCAATGCAATAGATCCCAGCGAGAAGTTGATCGAAGAACTGGGAATGAACAACGTCTACTGGACAGCACCAAAGCTGGAGACGATGTCCAACAGCACATTTCTGGCTGCCGTAGAAACCCTAGGAGCAATACCTGGTTACAGTGCAGACCAGCTGCAGGTGCTCAGTCACAAAGGAGTTCAG GCTTTTGGTCCAGTAACTCAGATGACAGAGAGAGATGTTGCACGGTTGGGATGTATTACTCGGGGTTTCTCCGACTCCAACTTGGAGAAGCTTCCCTTTTCTCTGGACATACTAGAGGGGATCGCTCACTGTGGTTGGAACAACTCGCAG ATGACGTCAGTGTGGAAAAGTGTTGCTAAATACAACAACCTGACAGTGCACAGGATGGGAGCTGCAGAGATGGTTGCACTGAACCGCTTCATCTGTGGTCTGAACTCCAGTGAGATCCGTCAGCTGAGTGTGGACGCCTTTAG GGACGCCGTGGGCTCCATAGATGCAGTTCAATGCTCATCTAACATGAAAAAGCTGCTCAAGAACCTCACAGTGTCGGCATTTGGAAATCCAAGCACCTGGACTGAAGCGCGAGTGTCTGACTTACACAGCATCATTG ctgggTTGGATGCGGCTGAAATGGCTTCTCTCAAACCGTCCGTCTTTGCTTTTCTGACTGAGAGCTGCGTCCCACATATTCCTCCAGAAAACTTGGCG gcACTGTCTGTTGCTCAGCTGGAGGCTCTCGGCCCCGACAACGCTGCCTTGCTGACCAGTGGACAGCGGGCAGTGCTGAGTGGAGACCAGCTGGCTGCAGTTCAAAGAGCTGCAACTGGTTCTACTGCTCCACCACAGAACTCTGCACAGTCTG ATTCTGGAGCTCCTGCTCTGATGGGCGACGGGTTCTGCCTCCTGGTGAAGCCTCTCCTGCTTCTCATCACAGGAGTCCTGCTGCTGTGA